One genomic region from Rhizomicrobium palustre encodes:
- a CDS encoding TonB-dependent receptor, producing the protein MLKYSNRIAGFKLGASAVALLAVVGAGSAAFAQEDMETVVVTGFRASLEKALDLKKNSLGSSDSILAEDIAKFPDMNVSESLQRIPGVAITRDAGEGRQITVRGLGPLFSRVRINGMEAMSTAGGADASGGTNRGRSFDFNVFGSELFSGLTVSKSASASMEEGSLGATVDMHTARPFDYSKFVLSAAYQQGYNDFSGSGNPRGSFLISDVFGNGHFGALFSAAYTVRHTIESGASTVRSSNTSNTVVQVDSAGTKAAPIMPRIPRYEIYRGGEKRLGMSSTLQWQPDDVSLVTLSALFSDFASQREETQLEIQSQKYGTPTKFADQVYVPAGSRYWQPLLKSNGAALRTEHRLDQLDTRFMQVTLEANHSFTDKFKANLHVGWSESHHRNPLQDYIMLDLAGVNNYSYDFTNGAYGNWNPTLTYGTAQFDVSSLPTTTPADGITSGKTTNCTAGANCWYVSSFRRRPQYNYNSFRSISTDFEYAATNFFTVTGGFDFKNYGFRTQSLRMSTGEGTASAGTSQEAYSNGYGTIASPGYYGSATTSGTFAYAVQHTKISDIATMVNLPYKVPGATPTSWLVADFGKAQDLWNYQNLLSVGPGPDLGNNRSLRENDYGGWFQAAWTTELYGMPLRGDVGGRYVNTQVRAVAYGLTPTGTFVPTESSTGYHDFLPSFNAVLEPSEEFLVRLNMAQVMSRPDLGSLAGDYLSVSGSSRSVNIANSSLKPFRANTVDLAFEWYYGKGAMLSVAGFYKKLGTFISSYKTNLLPDASGNINFTLPSYVTGVNKVISAANLQAACGATAGCTNASWSVTESINTPGGSLDGVEVNWQQPFSFLPAPFNNFGTTANATWVESSVCYIIGTSCTYRALNNQSRNSYNTTLYYDDTVFQARVSASYRSHYFMSLPAQYNDYEASDDTFNVDASASYKVNDHIMVTFDALNLTNQHQKQYTGYFDSSNKYMYVNHMTGTDYYLGIKYDF; encoded by the coding sequence GTGTTGAAATATTCCAATAGGATAGCTGGCTTTAAGCTCGGTGCCTCGGCCGTTGCCCTGCTGGCCGTTGTCGGCGCGGGCAGCGCCGCCTTTGCGCAAGAAGACATGGAAACCGTCGTTGTGACGGGCTTCCGCGCCAGTCTCGAAAAGGCGCTCGACCTCAAAAAGAATTCGTTGGGTTCATCTGACTCCATCCTGGCTGAAGATATCGCCAAATTCCCCGACATGAACGTGTCGGAATCCCTCCAGCGCATTCCAGGTGTTGCCATTACCCGTGACGCTGGCGAAGGCCGTCAGATCACCGTGCGCGGCCTGGGCCCGCTGTTCTCGCGCGTTCGCATCAACGGCATGGAAGCCATGTCCACCGCGGGCGGCGCTGACGCGTCGGGCGGCACCAATCGCGGCCGTTCCTTCGACTTCAACGTGTTCGGTTCGGAATTGTTCAGTGGCCTGACGGTGTCCAAATCCGCCTCGGCTTCGATGGAAGAAGGCTCGCTCGGTGCCACCGTCGATATGCACACCGCCCGCCCGTTCGATTACAGCAAGTTCGTGCTCTCTGCGGCCTACCAGCAGGGCTATAACGATTTTTCCGGCTCCGGAAACCCGCGCGGTTCTTTCCTGATCTCCGATGTGTTCGGAAACGGCCATTTCGGTGCGCTGTTCTCAGCGGCCTATACGGTGCGCCACACGATTGAATCAGGCGCGTCGACGGTTCGCTCGTCCAACACGTCCAATACCGTGGTGCAGGTCGATTCCGCCGGTACAAAGGCGGCTCCGATTATGCCGCGTATTCCGCGCTATGAAATCTATCGTGGCGGTGAAAAGCGTTTGGGCATGTCCTCGACGCTGCAATGGCAGCCCGATGACGTTTCGCTGGTGACACTGTCGGCCTTGTTCTCCGATTTTGCCTCGCAGCGCGAAGAAACGCAGCTCGAAATCCAGTCGCAGAAGTACGGCACGCCGACCAAATTCGCTGATCAGGTCTATGTCCCGGCCGGTTCGCGCTATTGGCAGCCGCTGCTCAAGTCCAACGGCGCAGCTCTGCGTACGGAACACCGCCTGGATCAACTCGACACTCGCTTCATGCAGGTGACCCTGGAAGCGAACCACTCCTTCACTGATAAGTTCAAAGCCAATCTGCATGTCGGCTGGTCGGAATCGCATCACCGCAATCCGCTTCAGGATTACATCATGCTCGATCTCGCGGGCGTGAATAACTATTCCTACGACTTCACCAATGGCGCTTACGGCAACTGGAATCCGACGCTCACCTACGGCACGGCCCAGTTTGACGTGTCGAGCCTGCCTACGACGACGCCTGCTGATGGTATCACTAGCGGCAAGACCACGAACTGCACCGCCGGCGCAAATTGCTGGTATGTCTCGAGCTTCCGCCGTCGTCCGCAGTACAACTACAACAGCTTCCGGTCGATCTCGACGGACTTCGAATATGCCGCCACCAATTTCTTCACTGTGACCGGCGGGTTTGATTTCAAGAATTACGGCTTCCGTACCCAGTCGTTGCGCATGTCGACCGGCGAAGGCACAGCCTCTGCCGGCACGAGCCAGGAAGCCTATTCGAACGGCTATGGCACCATCGCCAGCCCTGGCTATTACGGCAGCGCAACCACCTCGGGCACTTTCGCCTATGCGGTCCAGCACACCAAGATTTCCGACATCGCGACCATGGTGAACTTGCCATACAAGGTGCCGGGCGCAACGCCGACTTCTTGGCTGGTAGCAGATTTCGGCAAAGCGCAGGATCTCTGGAACTACCAGAATCTTCTGTCTGTCGGCCCTGGTCCTGACCTCGGCAACAACCGCAGTCTTCGCGAGAACGATTATGGCGGCTGGTTCCAGGCTGCCTGGACCACCGAGCTTTACGGCATGCCGCTGCGCGGCGATGTTGGCGGTCGGTATGTCAACACGCAGGTCCGCGCGGTTGCTTATGGTCTGACACCGACTGGCACCTTCGTGCCGACGGAATCTTCTACCGGCTATCACGACTTCCTGCCGTCCTTTAACGCAGTGTTGGAGCCGAGCGAGGAATTCCTCGTGCGCTTGAATATGGCCCAGGTCATGAGCCGCCCGGATCTCGGCAGCCTCGCTGGCGATTATCTGTCGGTCTCCGGGTCGTCGCGTTCAGTCAATATCGCCAATTCGAGCCTGAAGCCGTTCCGCGCCAACACGGTCGATCTGGCGTTTGAATGGTATTATGGCAAGGGCGCGATGCTGTCGGTAGCCGGCTTCTACAAGAAGCTTGGCACCTTCATTTCGTCCTATAAGACGAACCTCCTGCCGGACGCTTCGGGCAATATCAACTTTACGCTGCCTTCCTACGTTACGGGCGTGAACAAGGTGATCTCGGCGGCCAACCTGCAAGCTGCTTGCGGTGCCACCGCTGGCTGCACCAACGCATCCTGGTCCGTGACTGAATCGATCAACACGCCCGGCGGCTCGCTCGATGGCGTGGAAGTCAACTGGCAGCAGCCTTTCTCCTTCCTGCCAGCGCCGTTCAACAATTTCGGCACCACGGCCAATGCGACCTGGGTGGAATCGAGCGTCTGCTACATCATTGGGACGTCCTGCACCTATCGTGCGCTGAACAACCAATCGCGTAACAGCTACAACACCACGCTGTATTACGATGATACGGTGTTCCAGGCTCGTGTTTCGGCCTCTTACCGCAGCCACTACTTCATGTCGCTGCCAGCCCAGTACAATGACTACGAAGCTTCAGACGACACGTTCAATGTCGACGCGTCGGCCAGCTACAAGGTCAACGATCATATCATGGTCACCTTCGATGCCCTGAACCTGACCAACCAGCATCAGAAGCAGTACACGGGCTATTTCGACAGCAGCAACAAGTACATGTACGTCAACCACATGACCGGGACCGACTACTATCTCGGGATCAAGTACGACTTCTAA